A single region of the Pseudorhodoplanes sp. genome encodes:
- a CDS encoding peptidoglycan-binding domain-containing protein yields the protein MLKASRRSGAIVVDDYDDHYDADEEPAGGRRKDIIALALAGAAICGILVNALFLQKGPHPAPIFSAKPVATQPPQASAGTSAKPVRTVGAELTGATALPRARPQEPELAKTETAAKTDAAPARSRLELIADIQKELAKRGFYDGAADGVHGPKTDAAIRDFEQSAGLRHGEPSEHLLRAIMQSNAKSKPATIASTPRHDPIAELIAPSPSKRILSVQRALSDFGYGQIKPTGTLDAPTQEAIKQFEHSKKMPVTGQISPRLLRELSATTGRPLE from the coding sequence GTGCTTAAGGCGAGCCGCAGATCAGGCGCAATAGTCGTCGACGATTACGACGACCATTATGACGCAGACGAGGAACCAGCGGGCGGCCGCCGGAAAGACATCATTGCGCTTGCGCTGGCCGGTGCCGCGATCTGCGGCATCCTGGTGAATGCGCTATTTCTGCAGAAGGGGCCGCACCCAGCACCGATCTTCAGCGCCAAGCCGGTCGCCACCCAGCCGCCGCAAGCGTCTGCAGGAACCTCTGCGAAACCGGTCCGGACCGTCGGCGCCGAGCTGACGGGCGCGACGGCCTTGCCGCGTGCGCGTCCGCAAGAACCGGAGCTTGCGAAAACCGAAACCGCAGCAAAAACGGACGCCGCACCGGCACGCTCGCGCCTTGAACTGATTGCGGATATCCAAAAGGAACTGGCCAAGCGCGGATTCTATGATGGCGCCGCCGACGGTGTTCATGGTCCGAAGACGGACGCGGCGATTCGCGACTTCGAACAGAGCGCCGGGCTGAGGCATGGCGAGCCGAGCGAACACTTGCTGCGCGCGATCATGCAATCAAACGCCAAGTCGAAGCCGGCGACGATTGCGTCGACGCCGCGACACGATCCGATCGCAGAATTGATTGCCCCGTCGCCTTCGAAGCGCATTCTGTCGGTGCAGCGTGCCTTGTCCGATTTCGGCTATGGCCAGATCAAGCCCACGGGCACGCTGGATGCGCCGACGCAGGAGGCGATCAAGCAGTTCGAGCATTCCAAGAAAATGCCGGTCACCGGCCAGATTTCGCCGCGGCTTTTGCGGGAATTGTCAGCCACAACCGGGCGGCCGCTGGAATAG
- a CDS encoding PAS domain-containing sensor histidine kinase, with product MSVAKPVREYIDSLVHPSVQQEPLAAARHRAFIAPRLLGSLIALAAFPAFIVMRGVPTLFEVAVFAWLIVPIFAAYFLSRTGRYEDAHVISSLALTILIAAVAWNTGGIASFAAIWLVVVPLEAALSASRRVVALAASFALSAAALLVTANFAGLLLDSAISAQDQAALAALGVLLASLYAICLALGAESLARVSFRLLGAEEDRYRLLARNMTDVIARHGPHGAIRFISPAAESLLGIRADQLLGHGLFDRVHVADRPAYLTALADASANGDTKSVEFRMRRTASNASGGSDFVWVEMRCRPLDQESVAHAGEVVSVMRDITARKIQEEAIEIARTESDRANAAKSRFLATMSHELRTPLNAIIGFSEMLTKDEQMRLDAQRRRDYAKLINDSGHHLLAVVNDILDMSKMETGDFEITPEPFAPAEVIRNCCDLLALKAREAGLDLVLRVPDDLPDVTADKRALKQVLLNLLSNAVKFTDRGGQVTVSAHAEMNRMVIAVEDNGIGISDSDLPQLGNPFFQARSAYDRRHDGTGLGLSIVKGLVALHGGDVEINSALGKGTRIVITMPVNCESARRIQPVSEFPAPVVRPFQQSETFVRKSA from the coding sequence TTGAGCGTAGCCAAGCCTGTTCGCGAGTATATTGACAGCCTTGTGCACCCGTCGGTGCAGCAGGAGCCGCTTGCGGCGGCGCGCCATCGTGCTTTCATCGCGCCACGGCTTCTCGGTTCGCTGATCGCACTGGCGGCGTTTCCGGCCTTCATCGTTATGCGCGGCGTGCCGACCCTATTCGAGGTTGCGGTTTTCGCCTGGCTGATCGTTCCGATTTTCGCCGCCTATTTCCTGTCGCGTACCGGACGCTATGAGGATGCGCACGTCATTTCGTCTCTGGCGCTGACGATTCTCATCGCCGCAGTGGCGTGGAACACTGGCGGAATCGCGTCTTTCGCCGCGATCTGGCTGGTTGTGGTGCCGCTCGAGGCCGCATTGTCGGCTTCGCGTCGCGTGGTGGCACTGGCGGCGAGTTTTGCACTATCGGCCGCCGCACTACTGGTGACTGCGAATTTCGCCGGTCTTTTGCTGGATTCCGCGATCAGTGCCCAGGATCAGGCCGCGCTCGCAGCGCTTGGTGTCCTTCTGGCGTCGCTTTACGCTATCTGTCTGGCGCTCGGCGCAGAATCGCTGGCGCGTGTCAGCTTCAGGCTGCTCGGTGCCGAAGAAGACCGTTACCGCCTGCTGGCGCGCAACATGACCGACGTGATCGCCCGCCACGGTCCGCATGGCGCGATCCGCTTCATTTCTCCCGCCGCCGAATCCCTGCTCGGAATTCGCGCCGATCAGTTGCTCGGCCATGGCCTGTTCGATCGGGTGCATGTGGCCGACCGCCCCGCCTATCTTACGGCGCTCGCCGACGCATCCGCGAACGGAGATACCAAATCTGTTGAATTCCGCATGCGCCGCACGGCGTCCAACGCATCTGGCGGTTCCGACTTTGTCTGGGTCGAGATGCGGTGTCGCCCGCTGGACCAGGAGTCCGTGGCACATGCCGGAGAAGTCGTCTCGGTGATGCGCGACATCACGGCGCGCAAGATACAGGAGGAGGCCATCGAGATTGCGCGTACGGAATCTGATCGCGCCAATGCGGCGAAATCGCGCTTCCTCGCCACCATGAGTCATGAATTGCGCACGCCGTTGAATGCCATTATCGGCTTCTCAGAAATGCTGACCAAGGACGAGCAGATGCGCCTTGATGCGCAGCGGCGGCGCGACTATGCCAAGCTGATCAACGATTCCGGTCATCATCTGCTGGCGGTAGTTAACGACATCCTCGACATGTCAAAAATGGAAACGGGGGATTTCGAGATCACGCCGGAGCCGTTTGCGCCGGCTGAGGTGATCCGCAATTGCTGCGATCTTCTGGCGCTGAAGGCGCGCGAGGCCGGCCTCGATCTGGTGCTGCGCGTGCCCGACGATCTGCCAGATGTAACCGCCGACAAGCGCGCGCTGAAGCAGGTCCTGCTCAACCTGTTGTCGAACGCCGTCAAGTTCACGGATCGGGGCGGACAAGTCACAGTCAGCGCTCACGCAGAGATGAACCGCATGGTGATCGCGGTGGAGGATAACGGCATTGGCATCAGCGACAGCGACCTGCCGCAGCTTGGCAACCCGTTCTTTCAGGCGCGCTCCGCTTATGACCGGCGTCATGACGGGACCGGACTGGGGTTGTCGATCGTCAAGGGGCTGGTCGCGCTGCACGGCGGCGACGTCGAGATCAATAGCGCGCTCGGCAAGGGCACGCGTATCGTGATCACGATGCCGGTCAATTGCGAATCGGCCCGCAGGATACAGCCTGTATCCGAATTTCCTGCTCCGGTTGTCCGACCATTTCAACAGAGCGAAACATTTGTGAGGAAAAGTGCTTAA